A segment of the Zingiber officinale cultivar Zhangliang chromosome 8B, Zo_v1.1, whole genome shotgun sequence genome:
CAGAAAACCCCATAAAACTGGGGTTTTCTTTGATTCACTGGTTAACCAAAACATTAAGACAATATTATCCTTCGTTATTTACCCTTTGAGACAAAAATAATCTTATAGATTTACCAAATTTCAATCTACCCCTCCAATATAATCAAACCTCTCGAGCGATCTTCCGATCCGGCGATGGGATCGCCATTCCTCCTCCAACCCTCTCGCTCGCTGACGGAAGAAGCTATGGCGGCTGCCGGCCAGTCCCAGGATGACCTGAAGCGCATCGCCGCCCTACGCGCCGTGGAGCTGGTGCGGTCCGGCATGGTCCTTGGCCTCAGCACCGGCTCCACCGCCGCCCACGCCCTCGACCGCATCGGCGACCTCTTGCGCGGCGGCGACCTCCGTGACATCGTCGGCATCCCCACTTCCGAATGGGCCGCCGCCCGCGCTGCGACCGCCGGCATCCCCCTCACCGATCTTGCCGCGCACCCGGTGGTCGACCTGTCCATCGACGGCGTGGACGAGGTCGACCCGGCGCTCAACCTTGTGAAGGGCCGCGGTGGCTCCCTCCTCCGGGAGAAGATGGTGGAGGGCGCCAGCCGCCGCTTCGTCGTCATCGTCGACGACTCCAAGCTCATTTCGCGCCTCGAAG
Coding sequences within it:
- the LOC122013627 gene encoding probable ribose-5-phosphate isomerase 2 — its product is MGSPFLLQPSRSLTEEAMAAAGQSQDDLKRIAALRAVELVRSGMVLGLSTGSTAAHALDRIGDLLRGGDLRDIVGIPTSEWAAARAATAGIPLTDLAAHPVVDLSIDGVDEVDPALNLVKGRGGSLLREKMVEGASRRFVVIVDDSKLISRLEGSGLAIPVEVIPFGWALTLRRLQNLFDGTPGFNLKLRTASINAKASAFTEKESEIEPFVTDNKNYIVDLFFEDGIHGDLQAISDDLLRITCVVEHGMFLGLAASVIVARKDGVVLMDKEAKSNGF